A DNA window from Drosophila sechellia strain sech25 chromosome X, ASM438219v1, whole genome shotgun sequence contains the following coding sequences:
- the LOC6617939 gene encoding zinc finger protein hangover isoform X4 encodes MCDAAAATATTTTAVAAAVATTTASVALEATATQPGTTTTTTAVATASAGTTSPEAVIPTAAIATSAKHSNSERSARQNCCRLCIAPQTECISIINSYAADKEPLSTKILNCVGIKVTPQDRLSQQICHACISYLNSWQSFKNRCFSSQAKQRQWLDNNKSKLLNYLDLNSAENGGGGFFDQHLHQQQQQQHHQNLENELEAEKEKATPTAASTAANILDGIHSLKKRKSLTVYPLPAMPIKDEPIDTDDDYQMKSIDESDDMVDPTMFLERSEHEGDVPLTASDYDYTAQHGVNASSVAASLPPNAVANVAAAGDSKVASCRACSLQFSTRANARRHERNLHPNLFQLSTDSPHNTPITKPTPALAAALEIQRAAAAAATAEANRAAGAAGGNISTQKYRQVVMNTFIKCEGGGYDYDNPEQYRPLLTRDKVEFIEQNDEFLEQYQTMTCRCCNKYFSTYKNFMAHVRKKYPQLPRNLCFNCLKMNDSKALFISHLKKRNCINLFRVLNALRGKTTTVVVPIADDAADDGATGAVPVADAGAGVMAMNSPTVTASGEVVTPGGGPERPEKLRAKELLVNKLYECKLCPKGFRTKHEFRTHVYDKHADVQRKDNNSIQCSFCGLDFADPVDRRRHYNNMDCIVRLRCMTCDAKLETHQRFLDHVYQDHLGGVGGGVVSDNASTTGSGMARSNSMEHSPGKRSLLGALGVGSSAEESRSSSAAPPLTSTPKLAGGNQVGGGGSTSASAAAAAQSSANRDASAPKSQYFSRMPQVCPICGQQYNNYNNVLRHMESKHPNKLPETYKCVRCGLGYPRISYLREHMINVHGVDKNRHSGGFEYIVNADAVKLADGSTPNVYTGRYDYVMKDLMSITNDDDEEEPGSVAKKMRLDDSSNNSSLVGVASQQKECPICNAVFSNNIGLSNHMRSHYTASNAVNAALAAANRMTPKSLTITATPATDSEFGVGGTMSESAPATPANVPPAMANQTPQEQAVFRRSLDQAADRRFRRMRCRICQRRFSSKKSYRYHMLTDHQVQNVQFIKCKLCNAEFAYEKGLKVHLFKVHGRAIKDEMIIKQFECEVCSIVYSSESELQQHKRSVHKLTSASASTSASTSSKIDDDCLMDEGKPTSSDLADLSTLAAGGSTASAPLYWYQCKYCPSNFNTNKKLAIHINSHDEFDSNDYSCKDCGNVYSGRKSLWVHRYKKHPQVPNPAECSLCRKVFFDRQMHDNHTPTCNRKPITSTGAHQEQDGQLHSHHTTKRTIFRHKTGDDDDEEDDDEQQQLEERANSDGNGTTVRVASGSTAAAGTSLKIRIPEVACTICGARFTDQEHFSKHIQKHEQELYVDNPLAAMFDDGPADAGQFQVERQNENGEYACDLCAKTFPQVIALKVHRKWHFRGDSKQNPIDGEATQLTNNNHTTNNNNNSMHLRELHAVGLMPNQQQQSLNNSCNSSMNHNNNSSSNRSKSMKRKRELKCEYCASTFISNNNLRRHMYELHKHEVSNLPEPPVIVVDDHLTCRRCQLKFDTKELWIEHKLADAKVVRPFCPFQWGCDLCGEYLSRKEKLMNHINNHLKEDVIVPVATKAAIERTAAMESAAADANAAATLSALGEGAETEDQFAEKGEAAGATTADKLANPDEEDSDDLDEDSSGDDDDSSGTGDDDDDDDTDDDEDGEGEDEDEEGDGGEGEDEEGVQPAAQLLPQQLHKADLNQDDDDLVEEVISSDDDDDDDGEVESDDDDEDDDDEEDDVEEPEPVGLAVRPLMNGKSKMPPLIVASSDDEDDGVMPIGDIIEEEFDEDADPDPEDAIEEVDEDDLDEGDVEDEPNVVSTASFSESESSTTTTSNSHSHSTGASPEPHQKPYPQWAKALDSVSSSSSSSSSRRHSKQQGNSITNGRKGEA; translated from the exons ATGTGCGACGCTGCGGCGGCaacagcgacaacaacaacagcagtagcagcagccgtcgcaacaacaacagcatcgGTAGCATTGGAGGCCACAGCGACACAGCCTGGaacgacaacgacgacgacgGCGGTAGCCACTGCGTCAGCGGGAACCACATCCCCTGAAGCGGTCAttccaacagcagcaatagcaacaTCGGCGAAACACAGCAACAGCGAACGGTCGGCGCGACAAAACTGCTGTCGCCTGTGCATCGCCCCACAAACCGAATGCATCTCGATCATCAATAGCTATGCGGCGGACAAGGAGCCGCTGTCCACCAAGATCCTCAACTGCGTCGGCATCAAG GTTACACCGCAGGATCGGCTGTCGCAGCAAATTTGCCACGCCTGCATCAGTTACCTGAACTCATGGCAGAGCTTCAAGAACCGGTGCTTCAGCTCGCAGGCGAAGCAGCGCCAGTGGCTGGATAACAACAAGAGCAAGCTCCTCAACTACCTGGACCTGAACAGTGCCGAGAATGGGGGAGGAGGCTTCTTCGATCAGCATctgcatcagcaacagcaacagcaacaccaccaGAACTTGGAGAATGAGCTCGAagcggagaaggagaaggcGACGCCAACGGCCGCATCGACAGCCGCCAACATATTGGACGGCATACACTCGCTGAAGAAACGCAAATCCCTAACAGTCTAT CCACTGCCTGCGATGCCCATCAAAGATGAGCCGATTGATACGGATGACGACTACCAGATGAAGTCCATAGACGAGTCCGATGACATGGTCGATCCCACAATGTTCCTAGAGCGCTCCGAGCACGAGGGCGATGTGCCGCTGACG GCCTCGGATTACGACTACACTGCGCAGCATGGCGTGAATGCCTCGTCCGTGGCTGCCTCGCTGCCGCCGAATGCGGTGGCCAATGTGGCAGCCGCCGGGGACTCCAAGGTGGCCAGCTGCAGGGCCTGCAGCCTGCAGTTCTCTACCCGGGCCAACGCCCGTCGCCACGAAAGGAATCTGCACCCAAACCTGTTCCAGTTGTCCACAGACTCCCCCCACAACACACCCATCACAAAGCCGACGCCCGCTTTGGCTGCCGCCTTGGAAATCCAACGGGCAGCGGCCGCGGCGGCCACCGCTGAGGCAAATCGGGCAGCGGGCGCCGCTGGCGGGAATATCTCCACGCAAAAGTATCGCCAGGTGGTGATGAACACGTTCATTAAGTGCGAGGGCGGCGGCTATGACTACGATAATCCCGAACAGTACCGACCACTGCTCACCCGCGACAAAGTGGAGTTCATTGAGCAGAACGACGAGTTCCTCGAGCAATACCAGACGATGACCTGCCGATGTTGCAACAAGTACTTCAGCACGTACAAGAACTTCATGGCGCACGTTCGCAAGAAGTATCCGCAGCTGCCGCGCAACCTATGCTTCAATTGCCTCAAGATGAACGACTCCAAGGCGCTGTTCATCTCGCATCTGAAGAAGCGGAATTGCATAAATCTCTTTAGAGTCTTGAATGCGCTGCGTGGGAAAACAACGACAGTGGTTGTGCCCATTGCAGATGATGCGGCTGACGATGGAGCAACAGGAGCTGTTCCAGTTGCCGATGCCGGAGCAGGAGTGATGGCCATGAATAGTCCCACAGTGACAGCCAGCGGAGAAGTTGTTACACCCGGCGGCGGCCCCGAACGCCCAGAGAAACTGCGTGCCAAGGAACTGCTGGTCAACAAACTGTATGAGTGCAAGCTCTGTCCCAAGGGATTCCGCACCAAGCACGAGTTCCGCACGCATGTCTACGACAAACACGCAGATGTCCAGCGCAAGGATAACAACTCGATACAGTGCAGCTTCTGCGGACTGGACTTTGCCGATCCCGTGGACAGACGGCGGCACTACAACAACATGGACTGCATTGTTCGGCTGCGCTGCATGACGTGCGATGCCAAGCTGGAAACGCACCAGCGTTTCCTCGATCATGTCTACCAGGATCACTTGGGCGGCGTGGGTGGTGGCGTGGTCAGCGACAATGCCTCCACCACTGGCAGCGGCATGGCCAGGAGCAACAGCATGGAACACTCGCCGGGCAAGAGGAGCCTGCTCGGCGCCCTAGGCGTTGGTTCCTCGGCGGAGGAGTCGCGAAGCAGCAGTGCGGCTCCGCCGCTGACCTCTACACCAAAACTGGCGGGCGGTAATCAGGTGGGTGGCGGTGGATCGACCAGCGCTTCTGCCGCCGCAGCCGCTCAGAGCTCGGCGAATCGCGATGCATCCGCACCCAAATCCCAGTACTTCTCCCGCATGCCGCAGGTTTGCCCCATTTGCGGCCAGCAgtacaacaactacaacaatgTGCTGCGCCACATGGAATCGAAGCATCCGAACAAACTGCCAGAGACATACAAGTGCGTGCGCTGCGGACTGGGCTATCCCCGGATCTCCTACCTGCGGGAGCACATGATCAATGTGCACGGAGTGGACAAGAATCGTCACTCTGGCGGCTTCGAATACATCGTGAATGCGGATGCCGTGAAGTTGGCGGACGGAAGTACGCCGAACGTCTACACGGGTCGCTACGATTACGTGATGAAGGACCTGATGTCGATAACAAATG ATGATGACGAGGAGGAGCCTGGCAGCGTGGCCAAGAAGATGCGCCTGGatgacagcagcaacaacagcagcctgGTGGGCGTGGCTAGCCAGCAGAAGGAGTGCCCCATCTGCAATGCGGTGTTCAGCAACAACATTGGCCTGTCCAATCACATGCGCTCCCACTATACAGCCTCGAATGCAGTGAATGCAGCCTTGGCGGCTGCCAATCGAATGACACCCAAATCGCTAACGATTACCGCAACGCCAGCAACGGATTCGGAGTTCGGAGTTGGCGGAACAATGTCCGAGTCGGCTCCAGCAACGCCTGCCAATGTGCCACCGGCAATGGCCAATCAAACGCCCCAGGAGCAGGCAGTTTTTCGCCGGAGCCTTGACCAGGCAGCCGATCGACGCTTCCGGCGAATGCGCTGCCGCATCTGCCAGCGTCGCTTCAGTTCGAAGAAGTCCTATCGCTACCACATGCTCACCGACCATCAGGTGCAGAATGTGCAGTTCATCAAATGCAAGCTGTGTAACGCAGAGTTTGCTTACGAGAAGGGCCTGAAGGTGCATCTGTTCAAGGTGCACGGAAGGGCCATTAAGGATGAAATGATTATCAAGCAGTTCGAGTGTGAGGTTTGCTCGATTGTCTATAGTTCAGAGTcggagctgcagcagcacaAACGCAGTGTTCACAAGCTGACATCCGCCTCCGCTTCCACATCGGCGTCCACGTCCTCTAAGATTGACGACGACTGTCTAATGGATGAGGGCAAACCGACATCATCGGATCTAGCTGATCTCTCCACCCTCGCGGCGGGTGGATCCACTGCATCTGCTCCACTGTACTGGTACCAGTGCAAGTACTGTCCATCAAACTTTAACACCAACAAGAAGCTGGCCATCCACATCAACTCGCACGACGAGTTTGACTCGAACGATTATTCCTGCAAAGATTGCGGAAATGTCTACAGCGGACGCAAGAGTCTATGG GTTCATCGTTATAAGAAGCATCCGCAAGTGCCCAACCCAGCTGAGTGCTCGCTGTGCCGCAAGGTCTTCTTCGACCGCCAGATGCATGACAACCACACGCCCACCTGCAACCGCAAGCCGATCACCTCGACCGGTGCCCACCAGGAGCAGGATGGACAGCTGCATTCCCACCACACGACCAAAAGAACAATTTTCCGGCATAAGACcggcgatgacgatgacgaggaggatgacgatgagcagcagcaactggagGAGAGGGCCAATAGCGATGGCAATGGCACCACTGTGAGAGTGGCGTCGGGCAGTACTGCAGCTGCGGGCACGTCACTGAAGATCCGCATTCCGGAGGTGGCGTGCACCATTTGCGGCGCTCGCTTCACCGACCAGGAGCACTTTAGCAAGCACATCCAGAAGCACGAGCAAGAGCTGTACGTGGACAATCCGCTGGCGGCGATGTTCGATGATGGGCCGGCGGATGCCGGTCAGTTCCAGGTGGAGCGGCAGAATGAGAACGGGGAATACGCGTGCGATTTGTGCGCCAAGACGTTCCCCCAGGTGATCGCACTCAAGGTGCATCGCAAGTGGCATTTCAGAGGTGATAGCAAGCAG AACCCCATCGACGGCGAAGCGACACAGTTGACCAACAACAATCAcacaaccaacaacaacaacaactcgaTGCACCTCCGCGAGCTGCATGCGGTGGGCCTGATGcccaaccagcagcagcagagccTCAACAACTCGTGCAACAGCAGCAtgaaccacaacaacaacagcagcagcaaccgcagCAAGTCGATGAAGCGGAAACGTGAGCTGAAGTGCGAATACTGCGCCTCCACCTTCATCAGCAATAACAATCTGCGTCGCCACATGTACGAGCTGCACAAACACGAGGTAAGCAATCTGCCCGAGCCGCCGGTGATTGTGGTGGACGATCACCTCACCTGCCGTCGCTGTCAGTTGAAGTTCGACACAAAGGAGCTGTGGATCGAGCACAAGCTGGCCGATGCGAAGGTGGTGCGACCTTTCTGCCCCTTCCAGTGGGGCTGTGATCTGTGCGGCGAGTATCTGTCGCGCAAGGAGAAGCTGATGAACCATATTAACAACCATTTGAAGGAGGATGTCATAGTGCCAGTGGCCACTAAGGCGGCCATTGAGAGAACAGCGGCCATGGAATCAGCGGCAGCAGATGCGAATGCAGCGGCGACACTATCAGCATTGGGCGAAGGAGCCGAAACTGAAGATCAGTTTGCAGAGAAGGGTGAGGCTGCAGgggcaacaacagcagataaGTTGGCGAATCCCGACGAAGAGGATAGCGATGATTTGGATGAGGATAGCTCGGGCGACGACGATGATAGTTCGGGCACGGgagatgatgacgatgacgacgacacCGACGATGATGAGGATGGCGAGGGTGAAGATGAGGACGAGGAGGGAGATGGTGGCGAAGGCGAGGACGAAGAAGGTGTCCAGCCAGCCGCTCAACTTTTGCCGCAGCAGCTACACAAAGCGGATCTTAATCAGGACGACGATGATCTCGTCGAGGAGGTCATCAGCtccgatgacgacgacgacgatgatggaGAGGTGGAAagcgacgatgacgacgaagatgatgatgatgaggaggACGATGTGGAGGAGCCGGAGCCAGTGGGATTGGCGGTGCGACCGCTTATGAATGGCAAATCAAAGATGCCGCCGCTGATAGTGGCCAGTTCGGATGATGAAGACGATGGTGTGATGCCCATAGGGGACATTATCGAAGAGGAGTTCGATGAGGATGCCGATCCAGATCCGGAGGATGCCATTGAGGAGGTAGACGAAGATGATTTAGATGAGGGGGATGTGGAGGACGAGCCGAATGTGGTGTCGACGGCCTCCTTCTCGGAGAGCGAGTCCAGCACAACGACCACGTCcaattcgcattcgcattcaaCGG GAGCTTCTCCAGAGCCACATCAAAAGCCATATCCTCAATGGGCCAAAGCTCTCGACagcgtcagcagcagcagcagcagcagcagcagccgccgccaCAGCAAGCAGCAAGGCAACAGCATTACTAACGGCCGCAAAGGCGAAGCCTGA